From Luteococcus japonicus, one genomic window encodes:
- a CDS encoding peptide ABC transporter substrate-binding protein, with amino-acid sequence MRARRSLAAAALVTIAFTATACGGSTDNAGNGAGADGPAKDGGAITIRGCTPENPLIGSNTTEVCGGNVIDAVTSKLVRYNSDTAAPENDLAESIETTDNKVFTVKLKKDRKFSDGTPVQAKNFVDAWNFAAYAPNGQQNGYFFEPVAGFADLQCPDEECKTKPKTNKLSGLKVVDDSTFTITTSEAVSNLPVRLGYSAFVPQPDAFFTDPKSTEFGKMPVGAGPFKVTSNTATEIVLEKNPEYTGDFKAHVDKVTYRIYNDAAAAYTEVVADQLDFTDIIPSDQLAGDQWKAQLGDRTVVRDSGVHQTLTFTPNDEQLKKPEIRKAISQAIDRKTITEKVFNGTRTPATSWVSPVVDGYKEGACGDACTFDKDAAKKAYDAAGGYKGVFQISVNGDGGHKLWADAVCNQLKSNLGMNCQVNTTPDFKTLRTQIKAGELKGAHRSGWQMDYPSIENFLTPLYTKNAASNDAKYDNPAFDKKLVDAAAAKTPGEANTLYQEAEAMLSDGLPVIPLWSAATPCAWSTKVTNVKVTPFGTLDMSSISVK; translated from the coding sequence ATGCGAGCACGACGCTCACTGGCCGCCGCTGCACTGGTCACCATCGCGTTCACCGCGACGGCCTGCGGCGGATCCACCGACAATGCCGGCAATGGCGCCGGCGCCGACGGCCCCGCCAAGGACGGCGGAGCCATCACGATTCGAGGCTGTACGCCCGAGAACCCGCTCATCGGTTCCAACACCACCGAGGTCTGCGGTGGCAACGTCATCGACGCCGTCACGTCCAAGCTGGTGCGCTACAACAGCGACACTGCCGCACCGGAGAACGATCTGGCCGAATCCATCGAGACCACCGACAACAAGGTCTTCACGGTCAAGCTGAAGAAGGACCGCAAGTTCTCGGACGGCACTCCGGTCCAGGCCAAGAACTTCGTGGACGCCTGGAATTTTGCCGCCTACGCCCCCAATGGCCAGCAGAACGGCTACTTCTTCGAGCCGGTCGCCGGCTTCGCCGATCTGCAGTGCCCCGATGAGGAGTGCAAGACCAAGCCGAAGACCAACAAACTCTCCGGCCTGAAGGTTGTCGACGACTCGACATTCACCATCACCACCTCCGAGGCGGTCTCGAACCTGCCGGTGCGTCTGGGCTACTCGGCCTTCGTGCCACAGCCCGACGCCTTCTTCACCGACCCCAAGTCCACTGAGTTCGGCAAGATGCCGGTTGGCGCCGGTCCCTTCAAGGTGACCAGCAACACTGCCACCGAGATCGTGCTCGAGAAGAACCCCGAGTACACCGGCGACTTCAAGGCCCACGTCGACAAGGTCACCTACCGCATCTACAACGATGCTGCCGCCGCCTACACCGAAGTGGTGGCCGACCAGCTCGACTTCACGGACATCATTCCCTCGGACCAGCTGGCAGGTGACCAGTGGAAGGCTCAGCTGGGTGATCGCACCGTCGTGCGTGACTCGGGCGTGCACCAGACCCTGACCTTCACCCCGAACGACGAGCAGCTCAAGAAGCCGGAGATCCGCAAGGCGATCAGCCAGGCCATCGACCGCAAGACCATCACGGAGAAGGTCTTCAACGGCACACGCACTCCTGCCACCAGCTGGGTCTCCCCCGTGGTCGACGGCTACAAGGAAGGTGCCTGTGGCGACGCATGCACCTTCGACAAGGACGCCGCCAAGAAGGCATACGACGCGGCCGGCGGTTACAAGGGTGTCTTCCAGATCTCGGTGAACGGCGACGGCGGCCACAAGTTGTGGGCCGACGCGGTCTGCAACCAGCTCAAGTCGAACCTCGGCATGAACTGCCAGGTGAACACCACGCCGGACTTCAAGACCCTCCGCACTCAGATCAAGGCTGGCGAACTCAAGGGTGCGCACCGCAGCGGCTGGCAGATGGACTACCCGTCCATCGAGAACTTCCTGACCCCGCTCTACACCAAGAACGCGGCCTCGAACGATGCCAAGTACGACAACCCCGCCTTCGACAAGAAGCTCGTCGACGCAGCCGCTGCCAAGACCCCGGGAGAGGCCAACACCCTCTACCAGGAGGCGGAGGCCATGCTGTCCGATGGCCTCCCCGTGATCCCGTTGTGGAGCGCCGCGACGCCCTGCGCCTGGTCCACGAAGGTGACCAATGTCAAGGTGACGCCCTTCGGAACCCTCGACATGAGCAGCATCAGCGTCAAGTGA
- a CDS encoding ABC transporter permease has translation MLKYVLRRLVQMIPVIIGATFLLYLLVFALPGEPWEGRCGERDCTPAYIENFKREYNLDRPLLVQYALYLAKLLQGDLGVNFYHNTVASELAVRYPTTMKLALIALLFEAVVGIAAGVLAGIRKGRFIDSLVTVSTLVVISIPVFVIGGMAQFGILKAGLNQVIPVTASQGTLQQLILPGLVLGSLSVAYVARLTRTNLVENLRADYVRTARAKGLSQSRTIGVHALRNSLIPVITFMGYDFGALMGGAIVTERIFNINGIGGFIFRSINQRDGISVVGAVTCLVLVYLLMNLIVDILYSVLDPRISHD, from the coding sequence ATGTTGAAATATGTCCTGCGGCGCCTTGTCCAGATGATTCCGGTCATCATCGGAGCCACCTTCCTGCTCTACCTCCTGGTCTTCGCACTACCCGGTGAACCCTGGGAAGGCAGGTGTGGTGAACGAGACTGCACTCCTGCCTACATCGAGAACTTCAAGCGCGAATACAACCTCGACCGGCCCCTGCTCGTGCAGTACGCGCTGTACCTGGCCAAGCTGCTGCAGGGTGATCTGGGCGTGAACTTCTACCACAACACCGTCGCCTCCGAGCTGGCCGTGCGCTACCCCACCACCATGAAGCTGGCGCTGATCGCCCTCCTCTTCGAGGCCGTCGTCGGCATCGCCGCCGGTGTCCTGGCCGGTATCCGCAAGGGCCGTTTCATCGACAGCCTCGTGACGGTCTCCACTCTGGTCGTCATCTCCATCCCGGTCTTCGTGATCGGTGGGATGGCGCAGTTCGGCATCCTCAAGGCGGGACTCAACCAGGTCATCCCGGTGACCGCCAGCCAGGGCACCCTGCAACAACTCATCCTGCCGGGCCTGGTTCTCGGCTCCCTGTCCGTTGCCTATGTAGCCCGGTTGACCCGCACCAATCTCGTGGAGAACCTGCGTGCCGACTATGTGCGGACCGCCCGGGCGAAAGGTCTGAGTCAGAGCCGCACCATCGGCGTGCACGCCCTGCGCAACTCCCTGATCCCGGTGATCACCTTCATGGGCTATGACTTCGGGGCACTCATGGGTGGCGCCATTGTCACTGAGCGCATCTTCAACATCAACGGCATCGGCGGCTTCATCTTCCGCTCCATCAACCAGCGCGACGGCATCTCCGTCGTCGGCGCGGTCACCTGTCTGGTACTGGTCTACCTGCTGATGAATCTGATCGTGGACATCCTGTACAGCGTGCTCGACCCGAGGATCTCCCATGACTGA
- a CDS encoding ABC transporter permease, with translation MPSAEAVAPEQAHSLWTDAWLEMRRNPLFWVSVMLITVLVTMALFPGLFTRIDPYQCDLQISREAPNAAHWFGTDLQGCDVYSRTIHGARSSILVGLFTTLGTTLLGSLVGIIAGYAGGWVDTLLSRIGEVFFAIPLLLGGIVILYSFPSTSETPYLVVVAKVVAALVVLGWPSIARLMRSSVLQVKPNEYVLAARALGANPWRIITSHILPNALAAVMVVATINLGSYIAVEATLSFLGIGLRPPVISWGIAISEASGLGYIQSAPWMLAFPSIFLSLTVLAFIMLGEVIRDALDPKLR, from the coding sequence ATGCCTTCTGCAGAAGCTGTCGCCCCTGAGCAGGCCCATTCCCTGTGGACCGATGCCTGGCTGGAGATGCGCCGCAACCCGCTCTTCTGGGTCTCCGTGATGCTCATCACAGTGCTGGTCACGATGGCGTTGTTCCCCGGACTGTTCACGCGGATCGACCCCTACCAGTGCGACCTGCAGATCTCCCGCGAGGCGCCCAATGCCGCCCACTGGTTCGGCACCGACCTCCAGGGCTGTGACGTCTACTCGCGCACCATCCACGGGGCCCGCTCCTCCATCCTGGTCGGCCTGTTCACCACACTCGGTACCACTCTCCTGGGCTCCCTGGTCGGCATCATCGCCGGCTATGCGGGAGGCTGGGTTGACACCCTGCTGTCCCGCATCGGTGAGGTCTTCTTCGCCATCCCGCTGCTGCTCGGCGGCATCGTGATCCTCTACTCCTTCCCCAGCACCTCGGAGACGCCCTACCTGGTCGTGGTCGCCAAGGTGGTCGCGGCCCTGGTCGTGCTCGGCTGGCCGAGCATCGCGCGGCTGATGCGTTCGTCGGTGCTGCAGGTCAAGCCCAACGAGTACGTCCTGGCCGCCCGCGCCCTGGGCGCCAACCCATGGCGGATCATCACCTCGCACATCCTGCCCAACGCGCTGGCTGCGGTCATGGTGGTGGCCACCATCAACCTCGGCTCCTACATCGCGGTCGAGGCGACGCTGAGCTTCCTGGGTATCGGGCTTCGTCCACCGGTGATCAGTTGGGGCATCGCCATCAGCGAGGCGTCGGGTCTGGGCTATATCCAGTCCGCCCCGTGGATGCTCGCCTTCCCGTCCATCTTCCTGTCGCTGACCGTCCTCGCCTTCATCATGCTCGGCGAGGTCATCCGTGACGCCCTCGACCCGAAGCTGCGGTGA
- a CDS encoding ABC transporter ATP-binding protein, protein MRQGVARAINGVDFRLDAGETLAILGESGSGKSVTAQAVMGIIDSPPGFVTAGEVVYRGVDLLKLPETQRRATRGPLLSMIFQDALSALNPVFPVGWQIAEMFRIHRGMNKADALKQAIGLMEKVQIPAARERVKAFPHQFSGGMRQRIMIAMAIALQPEVLIADEPTTALDVTVQAQIMDLLKELQDESGMGLILITHDLGVVADVADRINVMYAGRMVEQAPVHEIYASPAHPYTKGLIDSIPRLDQKGQKLQAIGGLPPNLMRIPSGCAFNPRCPMAADVCRTGGAPALVQVADDRWSACHFTQEVLHG, encoded by the coding sequence ATGCGTCAGGGCGTGGCCAGGGCCATCAACGGGGTGGACTTCCGCCTCGATGCCGGCGAGACGCTGGCCATCCTGGGCGAGTCCGGTTCCGGCAAGTCCGTCACGGCGCAGGCAGTGATGGGCATCATCGACTCCCCACCCGGCTTCGTCACCGCCGGCGAGGTGGTCTATCGCGGCGTGGACCTGCTGAAGCTCCCCGAGACGCAGCGCCGGGCCACCCGTGGCCCGTTGCTGTCGATGATCTTCCAGGACGCACTCAGCGCTCTCAATCCGGTCTTCCCGGTGGGCTGGCAGATTGCGGAGATGTTCCGGATCCACCGGGGGATGAACAAGGCGGACGCCCTCAAGCAGGCCATCGGGCTGATGGAGAAGGTGCAGATTCCCGCTGCCCGGGAGCGCGTGAAGGCCTTCCCGCACCAGTTCAGCGGCGGAATGCGCCAGCGAATCATGATCGCGATGGCCATCGCCCTGCAACCGGAGGTACTGATCGCTGATGAGCCCACCACGGCCCTCGACGTGACCGTGCAGGCCCAGATCATGGACCTGCTCAAGGAATTGCAGGACGAGTCCGGCATGGGCCTGATCCTGATCACCCATGACCTGGGCGTGGTGGCCGACGTCGCGGACCGGATCAACGTGATGTACGCCGGCCGGATGGTCGAGCAGGCGCCGGTCCACGAGATCTACGCCAGCCCGGCGCACCCCTACACCAAGGGGCTGATCGACTCGATACCGCGGCTGGACCAGAAGGGCCAGAAGCTGCAGGCGATCGGCGGCCTGCCCCCCAACCTGATGCGCATTCCGTCCGGCTGCGCCTTCAACCCGCGCTGCCCGATGGCCGCCGATGTCTGCCGCACCGGCGGGGCACCCGCCCTGGTGCAGGTGGCCGACGACAGGTGGAGCGCCTGCCACTTCACCCAGGAGGTGCTCCATGGCTGA
- a CDS encoding ABC transporter ATP-binding protein — MADPILSARGLKKYYPLKGGVVRRTVGHVKAVDGVDLDLFPGETLGIVGESGCGKSTLGRVLMRLEDPTEGTIIFEGTDITKLSGAGLRRLRRDIQIVFQDPYTSLNPRKTVGDIIAEPFEIHPDVVPRGGRRQRVQELLEQVGLNPEHINRYPHQFSGGQRQRIGIARGVALNPKVIICDEPVSALDVSVQAQVVNLLEKLQDELGLAYVFIAHDLAVVRHISDRVGVMYLGRMVEVGDDAHIYERPTHPYTQALLSAVPLPDPTLRGSREQIVLTGDVPSPANPPSGCRFHTRCWKATEICSTQVPELEPHEDGTGTHDSACHHAELRPSVTV, encoded by the coding sequence ATGGCTGACCCGATCCTGTCCGCCCGCGGACTGAAGAAGTACTACCCGTTAAAGGGCGGCGTGGTCCGCCGGACGGTGGGGCATGTCAAGGCGGTCGACGGGGTGGACCTGGACCTCTTCCCCGGCGAGACGCTGGGCATCGTCGGCGAGTCCGGCTGCGGCAAGTCGACGCTCGGCCGAGTGCTGATGCGGCTGGAGGACCCCACCGAGGGCACCATCATCTTCGAGGGCACGGACATCACCAAGCTCTCGGGTGCCGGGCTGCGCAGGCTGCGCCGTGACATCCAGATCGTCTTCCAGGACCCGTACACCTCGCTGAACCCGCGCAAGACGGTCGGGGACATCATCGCCGAGCCCTTCGAGATCCATCCCGATGTGGTGCCCCGCGGCGGACGTCGCCAGCGGGTGCAGGAGCTGCTGGAGCAGGTGGGTCTGAACCCGGAGCACATCAACCGCTACCCGCACCAGTTCTCCGGCGGGCAGCGACAGCGCATCGGGATCGCCCGGGGCGTCGCACTGAACCCCAAGGTGATCATCTGCGACGAGCCGGTCAGTGCGCTGGACGTCTCGGTCCAGGCGCAGGTGGTGAACCTGTTGGAGAAGCTGCAGGACGAGCTGGGCCTGGCCTATGTCTTCATTGCGCATGACCTGGCCGTGGTGCGCCACATCTCGGACCGGGTGGGCGTGATGTACCTGGGCCGCATGGTGGAGGTGGGTGACGACGCCCACATCTATGAGCGCCCGACGCACCCCTACACCCAGGCCCTGTTGTCGGCGGTACCATTGCCGGATCCGACGCTGCGCGGCTCGCGGGAGCAGATCGTGTTGACCGGCGACGTACCGAGCCCGGCCAATCCCCCGTCGGGTTGCCGCTTCCACACCCGCTGCTGGAAGGCCACCGAGATCTGCTCCACGCAGGTCCCGGAGCTGGAACCGCACGAGGACGGCACCGGAACCCACGACAGTGCCTGCCACCACGCGGAGCTCCGCCCCTCGGTGACCGTCTGA
- a CDS encoding PH domain-containing protein, translated as MRPTVIIQSTMGRIGVPVVGVIAAALLALEALSGGPIAALFALPWLGLVVVLAWLLWASASVRLETEHLVLDNPLSTVRLGWGAVQEARSRWGLVVDADGREHKAWAAPARGTASFGRQRVDPQQDLQPTAAGAPAIRMDLDARAAALLIGEEALVRGPGSPSTVARRLHRSRVVLLVTLALLSFATAVL; from the coding sequence ATGCGTCCCACAGTCATCATCCAGTCCACGATGGGTCGCATCGGCGTCCCAGTGGTCGGCGTGATCGCCGCCGCGCTCCTGGCGCTGGAGGCCTTGTCCGGCGGGCCGATTGCGGCCCTGTTCGCTCTCCCATGGCTCGGTCTCGTGGTGGTGCTGGCCTGGCTCCTGTGGGCCAGCGCGAGCGTGCGGCTGGAGACCGAGCACCTGGTCCTGGACAATCCGCTCTCCACGGTGCGCCTCGGCTGGGGCGCGGTGCAGGAGGCGCGCAGCCGCTGGGGCCTGGTGGTGGATGCCGACGGGCGCGAGCACAAGGCGTGGGCGGCCCCCGCGCGCGGGACGGCCTCCTTCGGCCGTCAGCGGGTGGATCCCCAGCAGGACCTGCAGCCCACCGCGGCCGGAGCCCCTGCCATCCGGATGGACCTCGACGCCCGTGCCGCCGCCCTGCTGATCGGCGAGGAGGCCCTGGTGCGCGGGCCGGGCTCCCCCAGCACCGTCGCGCGACGCCTGCACCGCAGCCGTGTCGTGCTGCTGGTGACGCTGGCCCTGCTCAGCTTCGCCACCGCCGTGCTCTAA
- a CDS encoding ABC transporter family substrate-binding protein, translating to MRKPASSAVALLAVGALALSACGAPKSSTGGSDGTDGKAPALAALNEKPREELKDGGQVRFAISFLPTNWNISSIDGNGVDNNNIAGYCLPVNFLYNEDASFEPYKPYLESYDVQEAKDGKGQVITLHLNPKAKWNSGRTIDWTDYEATWKAQNGSNEAFKPATTDGWSEVSSVAKGEKDTDVVVTFKKSYPDWSAALSGVLPKEGVATPEAYNTGWTTFKPEWHTGPFTFEKLDKAQLTLTLKRNDKWWGDKPLLDKLSFRQLETPADVNAFANNEIDVVDTMINATAVNTAKKRSDADIRAAGSRQWRHFTFNSKAGNLADQDVRQAIVKATNREAIAKSDLVGLPVNPSELMTGNHFFLPGQEGYKDNSGDFKYDVEAAKKQLDDAGWKLPEGKTIREKDGKPLQVKYTMLTGVPTSENEGKLLQKDLAAVGIDLKFVNIAPDDMSKNLTAHSFEIIAFTWQGTPYPMNNIRQIYGAKSAGAEVPSESNYAQLVNPEIEKLIPQADTEADVAKRQDLTNQVDKMIWDEVHTLPIYRRIGYTAAPKNLANYGSATFKTLPPENIGYTK from the coding sequence GTGCGCAAGCCCGCATCGTCCGCGGTTGCCCTTCTCGCCGTGGGAGCCCTCGCGCTCTCCGCCTGCGGCGCCCCCAAGTCCAGCACCGGTGGCAGTGATGGCACCGATGGCAAGGCACCCGCCCTCGCCGCGCTGAACGAGAAGCCCCGCGAGGAGCTGAAGGACGGCGGCCAGGTCCGCTTCGCCATCAGCTTCCTGCCGACGAACTGGAACATCAGCTCGATCGACGGCAATGGTGTCGACAACAACAACATCGCGGGCTACTGCCTCCCGGTGAACTTCCTCTACAACGAGGACGCGAGCTTCGAGCCCTACAAGCCCTACCTGGAGAGCTATGACGTCCAGGAGGCCAAGGATGGCAAGGGCCAGGTCATCACCCTGCACCTGAACCCGAAGGCCAAGTGGAATTCCGGCCGCACCATCGACTGGACCGACTACGAGGCCACCTGGAAGGCGCAGAACGGCAGCAATGAGGCCTTCAAGCCGGCCACCACCGATGGCTGGAGCGAGGTGTCCAGCGTCGCCAAGGGGGAGAAGGACACCGACGTCGTCGTGACCTTCAAGAAGTCCTACCCGGACTGGTCGGCTGCCCTCTCGGGCGTGCTGCCCAAGGAGGGTGTCGCCACCCCCGAGGCCTACAACACCGGATGGACCACCTTCAAGCCCGAATGGCATACCGGGCCCTTCACCTTCGAGAAGCTGGACAAGGCGCAGCTGACCCTGACGCTGAAGCGCAATGACAAGTGGTGGGGTGACAAGCCGCTGCTGGACAAGCTGAGCTTCCGCCAGCTGGAGACCCCGGCCGACGTCAACGCCTTCGCCAACAATGAGATCGACGTCGTCGACACCATGATCAACGCCACCGCGGTCAACACCGCCAAGAAGCGCTCCGACGCCGACATCCGCGCGGCCGGTTCCCGTCAGTGGCGTCACTTCACCTTCAATTCGAAAGCGGGCAACCTGGCCGACCAGGACGTGCGCCAGGCCATCGTGAAGGCCACCAATCGTGAGGCCATCGCCAAGTCGGACCTGGTGGGTCTGCCGGTGAACCCCTCCGAACTGATGACCGGCAACCACTTCTTCCTGCCCGGCCAAGAGGGGTACAAGGACAATTCGGGCGACTTCAAGTACGACGTCGAAGCCGCCAAGAAGCAGCTCGACGATGCCGGCTGGAAGCTGCCCGAGGGCAAGACCATCCGCGAGAAGGACGGCAAGCCGCTCCAGGTGAAGTACACGATGCTCACTGGCGTCCCCACCAGCGAGAACGAGGGCAAGCTGCTGCAGAAGGACCTCGCGGCCGTCGGCATCGACCTCAAGTTCGTGAACATCGCGCCCGATGACATGAGCAAGAACCTCACCGCCCACTCCTTCGAGATCATCGCCTTCACCTGGCAGGGCACCCCCTACCCGATGAACAACATCCGCCAGATCTACGGCGCCAAGTCCGCCGGCGCCGAGGTTCCCTCCGAGTCCAACTACGCCCAGCTGGTCAACCCGGAAATCGAGAAGCTGATCCCGCAGGCCGACACCGAGGCCGACGTGGCGAAGCGTCAGGACCTCACCAACCAGGTGGACAAGATGATCTGGGATGAGGTGCACACCCTGCCGATCTACCGTCGCATCGGCTACACCGCGGCCCCGAAGAACCTGGCCAACTACGGCTCGGCAACCTTCAAGACCCTGCCTCCGGAGAACATCGGCTACACCAAGTGA
- a CDS encoding ABC transporter ATP-binding protein, giving the protein MSHAATSPVESPRNDDKAVPEARAGVPALQIRDLNVRFPSEDGVVHAVRGVNLEVDSGEVLAIVGESGSGKSVTSMAVMGLLDENARIDGSVTLHGTELIGRSDNWMSNVRGRKVAMIFQDPLSALTPVYTIGDQIIEALQIHSKMDDKAAHERALELLRMVGIPNPEVRIKAFPHEFSGGMRQRVVIAMAIANNPDVIIADEPTTALDVTIQAQVIDLLKVAQRETNAAVVMITHDLGVVAGMADQVAVMYAGRIVEAGSVDDIFYRTRMPYTIGLLGSLPRPDMSRDEMLTPVEGNPPSLLALPPGCPFGPRCPMVSEECRAGEPELCATDNPDHQAACVKVQRIIDGKLGYADIYPIPRVRPHELAGVPREQREEVLRVEGLVKTFPLTKGAVFKRRVGTVHAVDTIDLDIRAGETLGLVGESGCGKTTTIMSILGLKAPESGKVVVLGKDVATLGRADRKTVREDLQVVFQDPMASLDGRMPVSDILAEPLKYNGYPKDMIPGHIRDLMKLVGLEPAHANRYPRNFSGGQRQRICIARALALEPKLLVLDEPVSALDVSIQAGVLNLLEQLRTELGLSYLFVAHDLSVVRHIATRVAVMYLGHIVEIGDVDDVFDAPQHPYTQALLSAIPVPDPAKERQRDRIVLTGDLPSPANPPSGCPFHTRCPKFRTLDQTQQQRCSQERPDLHVQGADQEVACHFPQALTVF; this is encoded by the coding sequence ATGAGCCACGCCGCAACCAGCCCCGTCGAAAGCCCGCGCAATGACGACAAGGCGGTTCCCGAGGCGCGTGCCGGGGTGCCGGCCCTGCAGATCCGCGACCTGAACGTGCGCTTTCCCTCCGAGGACGGCGTCGTGCACGCCGTGCGCGGAGTCAACCTGGAGGTGGACTCCGGCGAGGTACTCGCCATCGTCGGTGAGTCCGGCTCGGGCAAGTCGGTCACGTCGATGGCCGTGATGGGCCTGCTGGACGAGAATGCCAGGATCGACGGTTCGGTGACGCTGCACGGCACCGAGCTGATCGGCCGCAGTGACAACTGGATGAGCAATGTCCGCGGCCGCAAGGTCGCGATGATCTTCCAGGATCCGCTGAGCGCGCTGACACCCGTCTACACCATCGGTGACCAGATCATCGAGGCGCTGCAGATCCACAGCAAGATGGATGACAAGGCCGCACACGAGCGGGCTCTCGAACTGCTGCGGATGGTGGGCATCCCCAATCCCGAGGTGCGGATCAAGGCCTTCCCGCATGAGTTCAGTGGCGGCATGCGTCAGCGCGTCGTGATTGCCATGGCCATTGCGAACAATCCGGACGTGATCATCGCCGACGAGCCCACCACGGCCCTCGACGTCACCATCCAGGCGCAGGTGATCGACCTGCTCAAGGTGGCCCAGCGCGAGACCAATGCCGCCGTCGTGATGATCACCCACGACCTGGGCGTGGTGGCCGGCATGGCGGACCAGGTGGCCGTCATGTACGCCGGGCGGATCGTCGAGGCCGGCAGCGTGGACGACATCTTCTACCGCACCCGGATGCCGTACACCATCGGCCTGCTCGGCTCCCTGCCGCGGCCCGACATGAGCCGCGACGAGATGCTGACCCCCGTCGAGGGCAACCCACCGTCCCTGCTGGCGCTGCCTCCGGGCTGCCCCTTCGGCCCTCGCTGTCCGATGGTCTCCGAGGAGTGCCGTGCGGGTGAGCCGGAACTGTGTGCCACGGACAATCCCGACCACCAAGCGGCCTGCGTCAAGGTGCAGCGGATCATCGACGGGAAGCTGGGCTACGCGGACATCTACCCGATTCCAAGGGTCCGGCCCCATGAACTGGCGGGCGTTCCCCGCGAGCAGCGTGAGGAGGTGCTGCGGGTCGAAGGCCTGGTCAAGACCTTCCCGTTGACCAAGGGCGCCGTCTTCAAGCGTCGCGTGGGCACTGTGCATGCCGTGGACACCATCGATCTGGACATCCGGGCGGGTGAGACCCTCGGACTGGTGGGGGAGTCCGGTTGCGGCAAGACCACCACCATCATGAGCATCCTCGGCCTCAAGGCCCCGGAGAGCGGCAAGGTGGTGGTGCTGGGCAAGGATGTCGCCACGCTCGGCAGGGCGGATCGCAAGACGGTCCGTGAGGACCTTCAGGTGGTCTTCCAGGACCCGATGGCCTCGTTGGACGGACGAATGCCCGTCTCCGACATCCTCGCCGAGCCGCTGAAGTACAACGGCTATCCCAAGGACATGATCCCCGGCCACATTCGAGACCTGATGAAGCTCGTCGGCCTGGAGCCTGCCCATGCCAACCGATACCCGCGCAACTTCTCCGGAGGTCAGCGCCAGCGCATCTGCATCGCCCGCGCACTGGCACTGGAGCCGAAGCTGCTGGTGCTGGACGAGCCGGTCAGCGCCCTGGACGTGTCCATCCAGGCCGGTGTGCTCAACCTGCTGGAGCAGCTGCGCACCGAGCTGGGCCTGAGCTACCTGTTCGTGGCGCACGACCTCTCCGTAGTGCGGCACATCGCCACCCGCGTGGCGGTGATGTACCTGGGGCACATCGTGGAGATCGGTGACGTGGACGACGTCTTCGACGCCCCGCAGCATCCGTACACCCAAGCGCTGCTCTCGGCCATCCCCGTGCCCGATCCGGCCAAGGAACGCCAGCGGGACCGGATCGTGCTCACCGGAGACCTGCCCAGCCCGGCCAATCCGCCGTCGGGATGCCCCTTCCACACCCGCTGCCCGAAGTTCAGGACCCTGGACCAGACGCAGCAGCAGCGGTGTTCGCAGGAGCGCCCCGACCTGCACGTGCAGGGAGCGGACCAGGAGGTGGCCTGTCACTTCCCGCAGGCCTTGACCGTCTTCTGA
- a CDS encoding ABC transporter permease translates to MSNLLPEAPSTPEVVDEAAKNDEKHLSRGRLILKRFWRPLGAKIGVVGLSLIVLLALVGPHIGQWKFDDVDSEWFLSPPSNLHWFGTTQGGRDVFAMTMEGLRKSLIIGFSVALLQTCLASLIGASAAFFGGRVEKSILWIIDLMLVIPSFLMIAILSQNTGGHKGATWLFILLLVAFSWMISSRVVRAMTLSVVNLDYVNAAKFMNVPSWVIITKHVIPNISSFLIIDATLAVAGAIMSETALSFFGFGVQAPDTSLGTLIGEGTQQATTFPWVFLAPATVLVLTLLSVNFIGDALRDAIDPSSKSGGQA, encoded by the coding sequence ATGAGCAATCTTCTTCCCGAGGCCCCCTCAACCCCCGAGGTGGTGGACGAGGCCGCCAAGAATGACGAGAAGCACCTCTCCCGAGGCCGGCTGATCCTCAAGCGCTTCTGGCGCCCTCTCGGCGCCAAGATCGGTGTGGTCGGGCTTTCCCTGATCGTGCTGCTGGCCCTCGTCGGCCCGCACATCGGGCAGTGGAAGTTCGATGACGTGGACAGCGAGTGGTTCCTCTCGCCGCCGTCGAACCTGCATTGGTTCGGCACCACCCAGGGCGGTCGTGATGTCTTCGCGATGACGATGGAGGGGCTGCGCAAGTCCCTCATCATCGGCTTCAGCGTCGCGCTGCTGCAGACCTGCCTTGCCTCCCTGATCGGCGCGTCTGCTGCCTTCTTCGGCGGGCGCGTGGAGAAGTCCATCCTGTGGATCATCGACCTGATGCTGGTGATCCCGTCCTTCCTGATGATCGCCATCCTCAGCCAGAACACCGGTGGACACAAGGGGGCAACCTGGCTCTTCATCCTTCTCCTGGTGGCCTTCAGCTGGATGATCAGCTCCCGTGTGGTGCGCGCCATGACGCTCAGCGTGGTGAACCTTGACTACGTCAATGCCGCGAAGTTCATGAACGTGCCGTCCTGGGTGATCATCACCAAGCACGTCATCCCGAACATCTCGTCCTTCCTGATCATCGATGCCACCCTCGCCGTGGCGGGCGCGATCATGAGCGAGACGGCGCTGAGCTTCTTCGGCTTCGGTGTCCAGGCCCCCGACACCTCGCTGGGCACCCTGATCGGTGAGGGCACCCAGCAGGCCACCACCTTCCCCTGGGTCTTCCTGGCACCCGCCACCGTGCTGGTGCTGACCCTGCTGTCTGTCAACTTCATCGGCGACGCCCTGCGCGACGCCATTGATCCGTCCTCGAAGTCCGGAGGCCAAGCATGA